A single region of the Streptomyces sp. NBC_00236 genome encodes:
- a CDS encoding S28 family serine protease encodes MRKALRGFLSLAVLIGTVSATGASAGAATAAEPAALRSAVSDSGTSTDIKDRILAIPGMSLIEEKPYAGYRYFVLNYTQPVDHRHPSKGTFQQRITLLHKDTSRPTVFYTSGYNVSTNPSRSEPTRIIDGNQVSLEYRFFTPSRPSPADWSKLDIWQAASDQHRVFTALKQIYSKNWLTTGGSKGGMTATYFERFYPKDMDGVVAYVAPNDVVNKEDSAYDRFFANVGTKECRDRLEGVQREALVRREPLEKKYAQYAADNGYTFTTVGNLDKAYEAVVMDYVWAYWQYSLLADCDTIPADAESATDQAIWDSIDSISGFSAYADQGLANYTPYYYQAGTQLGSPDIKQPWLGTLSRYGYQPPRNFVPSSIPMKFQPSVMRDVDTWVKNHASHMLYVYGENDPWGAERFRLGKGARDSYVFTVAGGNHGSNVAGLAAEEKAKATAAILRWAGVAPAAVQADPAKAKPLAKFDARLDKKDLTTEHRLGTRRP; translated from the coding sequence ATGCGCAAGGCGCTCAGAGGGTTCCTGTCGCTGGCGGTGCTCATCGGCACAGTGAGTGCGACGGGTGCTTCGGCCGGGGCGGCCACCGCCGCAGAACCGGCCGCGCTCCGTTCCGCCGTCAGTGACAGCGGTACGAGCACGGACATCAAGGACCGCATCCTGGCCATCCCAGGCATGAGTCTCATCGAGGAGAAGCCCTACGCCGGATACCGCTACTTCGTCCTCAACTACACCCAGCCGGTAGACCACCGGCACCCGTCCAAGGGCACGTTCCAGCAGCGCATCACCCTGCTGCACAAGGACACGTCCCGCCCGACGGTCTTCTACACCAGCGGCTACAACGTCTCCACCAACCCCAGCCGCTCGGAGCCGACCCGGATCATCGACGGCAACCAGGTCTCGCTGGAGTACCGGTTCTTCACCCCGTCGCGTCCGTCGCCCGCCGACTGGTCGAAGCTCGACATCTGGCAGGCCGCCAGTGACCAGCACCGGGTCTTCACCGCGCTGAAGCAGATCTACTCCAAGAACTGGCTGACCACCGGCGGTTCCAAGGGCGGCATGACCGCCACGTACTTCGAGCGTTTCTACCCGAAGGACATGGACGGCGTCGTCGCCTACGTCGCACCCAACGACGTGGTCAACAAGGAGGATTCGGCGTACGACCGGTTCTTCGCCAACGTCGGCACCAAGGAGTGCCGCGACCGGCTGGAGGGCGTGCAGCGCGAGGCGCTGGTCCGCCGGGAGCCGCTGGAGAAGAAGTACGCGCAGTACGCCGCCGACAACGGCTACACCTTCACCACCGTCGGCAACCTGGACAAGGCCTACGAGGCCGTCGTCATGGACTACGTCTGGGCGTACTGGCAGTACAGCCTGCTCGCCGACTGCGACACCATCCCGGCAGACGCCGAGAGCGCCACCGACCAGGCGATCTGGGACTCGATCGACTCGATCTCCGGCTTCTCCGCCTACGCGGACCAGGGCCTGGCGAATTACACGCCGTACTACTACCAGGCCGGTACGCAGCTCGGCTCGCCCGACATCAAGCAGCCCTGGCTCGGCACGTTGAGCCGCTACGGCTACCAGCCGCCGCGCAACTTCGTACCGAGTTCCATCCCGATGAAGTTCCAGCCCTCGGTGATGCGCGACGTCGACACCTGGGTGAAGAACCACGCCAGCCACATGCTGTACGTGTACGGGGAGAACGACCCGTGGGGCGCCGAGCGCTTCCGGCTCGGCAAGGGCGCCCGTGACAGCTACGTCTTCACGGTGGCCGGCGGCAACCACGGCTCGAACGTCGCCGGTCTGGCTGCGGAGGAGAAGGCCAAGGCCACCGCGGCCATCCTGCGCTGGGCGGGCGTCGCCCCGGCCGCCGTCCAGGCGGACCCGGCGAAGGCGAAGCCGCTCGCGAAGTTCGACGCGCGGCTCGACAAGAAGGACCTGACGACCGAGCACCGGCTCGGCACCAGGCGCCCGTAG